In Mercenaria mercenaria strain notata chromosome 13, MADL_Memer_1, whole genome shotgun sequence, a single window of DNA contains:
- the LOC123529644 gene encoding metalloproteinase inhibitor 2-like, whose product MFALWSVTMYVILLFIAVTSVNYAEACSCLQAHPQTQFCDADFVMQVRLHGKAEEIFKKERHTMFDKETNTSETIINRRKVAIKYNVKIKQIFKINENNLGLDKSSTVTEIYTAPDDGLCGVHLQERTNYLLSGKYRKDALEIDLCSSMFTPWPWVSKMQKKGLRFTYAKNCDCEIINPHFSRASKDANQCVFDPYKPIGKCHERNSACIHDKNSSTTGCKWMRNSKMRKCRQELKSGRLEP is encoded by the exons ATGTTTGCATTATGGAGTGTCACAATGTATGTTATATTACTGTTTATTGCTGTCACCAGTGTCAACTATGCCGAGGCCTGCTCCTGTTTGCAAGCACATCCACAAACACAGTTCTGCGACGCTGACTTTG TGATGCAGGTGAGACTACATGGAAAGGCAGAGGAGATATTCAAGAAAGAAAGGCATACGATGTTTGACAAGGAGACCAACACCAGTGAAACAATAATCAACAGAAGAAAAGTTGCTATCAAATATAACGTAAAAATCAAGCAAATATTCAAGATCAAT GAAAATAATCTTGGTTTGGACAAGAGTAGCACTGTAACAGAGATTTATACTGCGCCCGATGATGGACTGTGTGGTGTACATCTACAGGAAAGGACAAACTATCTTCTATCAG GAAAATATCGTAAAGATGCCCTAGAAATTGACCTTTGCAGCTCCATGTTCACACCCTGGCCCTGGGTCTCTAAAATGCAGAAGAAAGGACTTCGCTTCACTTATGCAAAGAACTGTGACTGTGAG ATAATTAACCCCCATTTCTCCAGAGCTTCAAAGGATGCCAACCAGTGTGTATTCGACCCATACAAGCCCATTGGTAAATGTCATGAGAGAAATTCTGCATGTATTCATGACAAAAACAGCTCGACAACAGGCTGTAAATGGATGCGTAACAGCAAAATGCGGAAATGTCGTCAAGAATTAAAGTCTGGTAGACTGGAACCATAA